TAGTGAGCGAGGTGTTGCGCGACGAAGGCTTTGCCGCCGAGCACCGCTCCGTCGGTGAAGTAGCGTATCCGGCATCTTAATACGGTCGCCAGCGGCAGGCGGGTTTTGCTCTTGAGGGCTTGCTCGAATTGCTCGAAAGAAATGGCGGCGGCATGTTCCTTGGGCGCACTGCCTTTGCCAAAGAGGGATTCGCGATAAGCGGCTTGCACGGTGGGCCAGTGCTGGCCTTCGCCGATGATGTGGGTGAGGCCGGCGCGGGCGGGTTTGTTTCCTGCCACGGCCTCGGCGTAGCCGCAGAAGCGGTAGTCTTTCGGGGCGGTAGCGAGGCCGGCGCGCACGCAGTTCAAGTCGATGTAGGCGGCCATCGTTTCCAAGACGCGACCCTTGGGTTCGAGGAGAACGGACTTGAAGCGTTCCGACCAGAGCGTGCCGTAGCGGCGATGGCTGCGGTTGAACCAGACGGAGAAGCGTTGTTTTGCCAGTTTCATGAACTGCGAGATGTCGCCCATGAGCGCGAGTTGGCGTTTGCGCCACGCATCGGCCTCGGGACCTCCGGTTTTTAATTGGACCTCGATCACGTCGAGTCGGGCCGCTTGGTAAAGGGTGGGTTTGGGATACATTGCCCGGTAGCGGCGCAAAAGCTCGGCATCGGGGATTTGCGAGGCGGGAGGCACGCGGACGAGCACGTGGAAGTGGTTGGAGAGGATGGCGTAGGTGAGGATTTGCAGGCCGCAGTAGTCGGCGGTCTGCCAGAGTTGCCGGCGGAGGATTTCCTTCGCGGGATCGTCCAGCAAACGCTCGCCGTTCACCGTCCGGGTCATGCAGTGGTAGATCGCCTCGCCTTCAACGGGGGAGATTTTGATGCGCGCGGTTCTCATGGGGAATAGAAATGGGGCGGAAAAGGAGGCTTGTCAATGTATTTTCGACCTGTCCCTTATGAATGACTCTTATGAATGGCTCTTATGAATGGCTCAAACTATGAAAACATTCGTGTATGTAGCCTATTACGGATAAAAGAAAAGTAAATTTGACAGCCGCCCTAAAAATCATTCGCTAGGCCCCGGCAGCATGGAAACGCAAAGGCTTTTCTTTCTGTCATCAAAATGCCTCCGCCACATGCCATATCGTTCAGTTTCGCCGCTCGCACGAGCAGTGGAGTGAATGCTATTGCAATTAATATGGAGGGTATAAAGAAATTCGCAACTCATTGTTGCGGAAATAGTTCCCCGCAGTTCAAAGATAATTGCGCGAAGCGCAAAAGATCATGCCGGCTTGCGCTGCGCCATGAAATCGCGGGGAGGACATTCCAGTATGCGCCGGGCCGCGTGGCACGAGCGCCTCGCCCATGGGTTTGAAGGATTGGCGGCGCGGAGCGCCCCCATCGACGGGTCTCCAATGCCACTCGCCCCGGCAACTTCTCATGAAAAAGCAATCAGTTCTCTCTAATTTCATATTGTAAAACTTACATGAATATCGCCCTCCGCATCCTCCGCCTCACGGCATCCATGCTTCTGGCATCCGGTTTGCTCCATGCCCAGACCTCCGGCACCTTCACCGGCACCGGCCCCGCTTGGGACTGGGCCGACGCCGCCAACTGGTCTTCCGCCGCCGCGCCCGGCTCCGCCGCGGGCGACTCCGCCGTCCTCAACGCCGCCGCGAACACCGCCCTCGCCGGCCGCACCCTCTCGCTCACCGGCGCGGGCGCGCCCGGCGGCGTCACGCTCGGCTCGCTCGCCGTCACCGGCGGCGCGGGCGTCGGCGCGTCCGGCACGCTCACCATCGGCGCCGCCGCCTCGCCCTCGCTTCTTTTCGACACCGGCGTCCCCGGCGCGCCCGCCACGCTCTCGCTCTCCGGCGGCGCGGCCCTGCGCATCCTCGCCGATGTCTCCGCCGCCGCCGACCTCGCCATCAACAACAACTCCGCCGTGCTCGGCTCCATCGTCCTCGGCGGCGCGGCCACAGTCGCCGGACAGGCGCTCTTCAACATCTCCGACGCCGACGGCTCCATCACCGTCGCCGGCCCGTTCGCCGCCGCCTCGCTCGTCAAAAACGGCGCCGGCGCCCTCCGCCTCGACTCCGCCAACGCCGCCATCGCCGGCAACGTCTCCTTCAACGCCGGCTCCATCGTCGTCGGCGCGGACAACGCCCTCGGCACCGGCGCCCTCGTCCTCAACGCCCCCGCCGCCCTTCGCCTGAACCTCGCCGGCTCCGACGCCGCGCCCGCGCAAAACCGCTCCCTCGCCAACTCCATCGACCTCTCCACCACCGACCTCATCGTGGGCCGCGCCGATCAGGCCACCGCCACCGCGCTGCGCACCCTTTCCCTCAATCCCGCCGCCGCCGCCGTCTCCGCGCTCGGCTCCGGCACGCGCGTCATCACCGTTGACCCGCTCACCGGCCTCGCCTTCGGCGCGAACCAATCCTTCTCCGGCGGCACCCTCCTCAAGCAAGGCGGCGGCGTCCTCACCCTCGCCGGCGCGCAAAGCACCTTTCAAAAATTCGACATCCAGCTCGGCACCGTCCGCGGCGAACTCGCCTCCGACATGACCCTCGGCGCCGGCCCCAGCATCCTCGGCGCGGGCAACATCAACGTCTCCGGCGGCAACACCGTCCTCGAACTCACCGCCTCCAACCCCGCCGCCACCCTCACCCTCGGCGCCGGCGCGTCCATCACCCTCTCCGACTACGCCACCTTCCGCCTCTCCGGCGGCGGCCTCGCGCTCCTGGGCGGCACCATCGACCTCGGCGGCACCGGCCTCCTCGACTACGGCGCGGGTACCGTCACCCTCGGCAGCACGCAAATCCTCAACGCCCCCGCCTCCGGCCTCAACTTCGGCGGCAACCTCGTCTTCACCGACCTCACCGGCATCATTTCCGCCGCCGCCCACCGCCTCAATCTCATCGGCGCCGGCACGCAAACCCTCTCTTACAACGACGCGGGCCCGGGCAACGTTTCCGTCGCCGCCACCGTCGTGAAAACCGGCCCCGGCGAGACCATCCTCGACGCCTCCATCAACTCGCTGGTCTTCTCCACCGGCGGCGGCCTCGTCCTCCAGTCCGGCACGCTCTCCCTCGGCAAGGCCGGCCAATACTCCGCCGGCTCCGCCGCCACCACCTTCACCGGCGGCACCGCCGTCCTCGCCTTGCGCGGCTTCGACCAGGCCAGCATGGGCACCGTCGTCATCGCCCCCGCCGCCGCCGCCACCTTCGCCTTCGGCGGCGACATCGCCACCTCCACCACCCTCGGCCTCGGCAACATCGTCTTCGGCAGCGCCTCCCTCCTCCGCATCCGCGACTACACCAACGCCGCGCTCTCCGCCGCGCCCGACACCCTCACCGCCGTCAACGCCCCCTCCCTCACCGCCGCCGAACTCTCCCAAATCTGGTTCCACGGCTACAACAAGGGCGCCGCCCTCATCAACACCAACGAACTCGCCCCCGTCACCCTCCTCGACAGCACCTGGAGCGGCGCCGGCGGCACCTTCGACTGGCGCACCGCCGCCAACTGGGTCGGCGGCGACCCCTTCAACATCCCCGACTCCCCCGGCGCCACCGCCCGCATCACCGCCCTCGGCGGGCCCTTCGCCCAGAAAACCTTCAACCTCGGCGGCACCGTCACCCTCGGCCGGCTCCTCGTCAGCGTCGGCGGCGACTGGAGCATGGGCGGCACCCTCGTCTTCGACAGCGGCGACCCCGCCACCGCCGCCGTCATCAGCAGCGCCGGCGCCTCTTTCTACACGCCCAACTCCGTCATCCTCAAAAGCGACCTCCGCAAAATCGGCGCCGCCAACATCTATGTCGGCAGCCTCATCTCCGACGACTACGCCGCCTCCGGCATCCGTCGGAAAGTCATCGTCGAGCAGGGCTCCTGGAGCCCCTATAACGTCGCCAGCTCCTACTCCGGCGGCACCGAGCTGCGGGACGGCACCGTGACGCGCCTCCACCTGACGCACACCAACGGCATTGTCGCCGGCAATTTCCTCGGCACCGGCACCATCTGGATTTCGCCCGACAACCCCGCCGGCACCGCCTCGCTCTACTCGATGCACATGGGCAACAGCACCCCCGGCGGCGCGGTCCGCCTCGACAACCCCATCGTCCTCACCGGCAACCTGAACACCGGCGCCATCTACTACAACTACTCCGGCGCCGTCGAGCTCACCGGCACCCGCACCATCAACATCGGCTCCAACACCATCTCGCAGGACTGGGTGAGCAGCGCCTACAGCGTCGTCTTCGGCGCCGGCTTTGATTTCACCGGCACCGGCGCCCTGCGGCTCACCGGCGCCTACGGCAGGCGCATCGCCGGCGACCACAACGGCCTCAACACCTTCTCCGGCGGCCTCTACAATGGCGGCAGCCATCTCTGGATCACCGGCCTCAACAAAGACCTCGTCGTCGGCGAGCTCGACCCCGGCCATAACTACCTCGGCAGCGGCGATGTCACCATCGACAGCCCCATCTACATCAACGGCACCGGCAAAATCATCCTCAAGGGCAGCCTCCTCACGATCAACGGCGCCATCACCTTCGGCTACGCCCCCGAGGGCGGCATGTGGCTCTCCGGCGGCACCGTGGCGGGCACCGGCATGCTCCGCGCCGACCGCGACCTCTATTTCGACGGCAGCGTTGTCAACTCCACCGTCGGCCTGCAATTCCTCAG
This genomic stretch from Termitidicoccus mucosus harbors:
- a CDS encoding transposase, whose protein sequence is MRTARIKISPVEGEAIYHCMTRTVNGERLLDDPAKEILRRQLWQTADYCGLQILTYAILSNHFHVLVRVPPASQIPDAELLRRYRAMYPKPTLYQAARLDVIEVQLKTGGPEADAWRKRQLALMGDISQFMKLAKQRFSVWFNRSHRRYGTLWSERFKSVLLEPKGRVLETMAAYIDLNCVRAGLATAPKDYRFCGYAEAVAGNKPARAGLTHIIGEGQHWPTVQAAYRESLFGKGSAPKEHAAAISFEQFEQALKSKTRLPLATVLRCRIRYFTDGAVLGGKAFVAQHLAHYRCKLHRRAGSAPRPLPALTDWGGELTALRGLRKQAFGS